One genomic window of Arthrobacter sp. KBS0703 includes the following:
- a CDS encoding sugar phosphate isomerase/epimerase — MKLGVYNAILHDRPLPEALKVIADLGLTGIEINTGGFLPAVHVPTFDDILESDAARDDYLAIFEGTGVSIAGLNCNGNPLHPNRAIGDKHAEDIRRSIRLAHRLGQHRVVTMSGLPGGEPGATVPNWIVNAWNSAALDVLDYQWGIAAEFWKETDRLARDLDVKVALELHPQNLVFNPADVHKLVELTGATHVGVELDASHLFWQQMDPVAVIRELGPLVFQAAAKDVRVNKETAAIYGVLDNRFRRLSPEENRTNLGGDEWANEWPKPAAWDFVALGKGHDVAYWTEFLRALHEVDPNMLVNIEHEDVELGRIEGLEVAAKVLKEADAALSVSA; from the coding sequence ATGAAGCTCGGCGTCTACAACGCTATCCTGCACGACCGGCCGCTTCCCGAGGCCCTCAAGGTCATCGCGGACCTCGGGCTGACCGGCATCGAAATCAACACGGGCGGATTCCTGCCGGCCGTCCACGTCCCCACCTTCGATGACATTCTGGAAAGCGACGCGGCACGGGACGACTATCTGGCCATTTTCGAGGGCACCGGAGTGTCAATTGCCGGCCTGAACTGCAACGGCAACCCGCTGCACCCCAACCGCGCCATCGGCGACAAGCACGCCGAGGACATCCGCCGGTCCATCCGCCTCGCGCACCGGCTGGGACAGCACCGTGTCGTGACCATGTCCGGGCTTCCCGGCGGGGAACCCGGAGCCACCGTGCCGAACTGGATCGTCAACGCGTGGAACTCGGCCGCCCTGGACGTGCTCGACTACCAGTGGGGCATCGCCGCGGAGTTCTGGAAGGAAACCGACCGGCTCGCCCGGGATCTGGACGTCAAGGTGGCCCTGGAACTGCACCCGCAGAACCTCGTGTTCAACCCCGCCGATGTGCACAAGCTCGTCGAACTCACCGGCGCTACCCACGTTGGCGTCGAACTCGATGCGTCGCACCTGTTCTGGCAGCAGATGGACCCGGTGGCCGTCATCCGCGAACTGGGACCGCTCGTCTTCCAGGCCGCGGCCAAGGACGTGCGGGTCAACAAGGAAACTGCCGCCATCTACGGCGTCCTCGACAACCGCTTCCGGAGGTTGTCCCCCGAAGAGAACCGCACAAACCTCGGCGGCGACGAGTGGGCCAACGAATGGCCGAAGCCAGCCGCGTGGGACTTCGTCGCCCTCGGCAAGGGCCACGACGTCGCGTACTGGACCGAGTTCCTCCGTGCCCTCCACGAAGTGGATCCCAACATGCTCGTCAACATCGAGCACGAAGATGTCGAACTGGGCCGGATCGAGGGCCTCGAGGTAGCCGCCAAGGTTCTCAAAGAAGCCGACGCCGCCCTGAGCGTCTCTGCCTGA